The Stutzerimonas stutzeri RCH2 genomic interval CGGCGCATCTGCGCGGAAACCCGGTCGGCGGTATCCAGTGCTTCGTCTTCGCCGTTGACCGCGGCCATCTTCAGCACGATATAGGCCTGCACATTGTTGGCCTTGACGCCCTCACCACGAAAGAACATCACGCCGAGCCGGTGCTGTGCCGCCGCATGGCCGCGCAGGGATGCCTGTTCGAACCAATACAACGCCTTGGCCAGATCGCGCGGTGCACGGCGACCGTCGTAATGGAACTCACCCAGCTCGTAAGCGGCTTGCACGTCGCCTTCGCTGGCAGCCTGTTGGCAGCTGCGCAGGGCTTCCGGCAGTTCTTCGGGGAGCGTGTCGAGCGCGCAGCGGGCAGTCGCCGGGATCAGCAAAGTGTTCCCGCCGGCCATGGCCGTGAGAGGCGAGAGAAGCAGCAGACAGCCCAAAGACAGGATGCGGCCGGTGCGGATCATGAAAATCTGGCGCCTCGAGGAGCAGGGCGGTAATGAAAGGCTGGAACGAGCCAGCCGTCACATTATGGATAAGCTGCAGTCTGCTTACAAAGCCTTTAACCGCCTGCCATCGGCTTTTTATGCGGCTGCCGGCTGGTCTCCGCCTGCGTTGCCCGGCAGGCGTCCCAGCAGGGCGGCGATAAACGGGCTGGCGATGGCCAGCAGCAGTGGGCGCAGCTCGCTGAGCGGATTGTCCATCAGGATGCCTGCCGGCAGCGGTGCCGAGGCCAGGAGCAGCATGCCAGCGACCACTCCGGCAGCGGCCGGCAGACTCGCCGGCCATTGCAGTGCGCCGGCGTAGATGATCAGCAGCGCGCTGGTCAGCATCAGCCCGAGCGCGTAGGGCTCGCTCCAGCCAAGCTGCCGCGCCAGCTCGAAGAACACGCACAGCCCCAGCACCACGCGTCCCCAGTTCGGTCGGCTCCAAGTCCAGCGTCGTGCCAGGGTCAGCGCCGCCAGTGCAATCAGTGGCAGGCCGAGCAGCAAGCTGGCGCGCTCCAGCCACTGCTGGGCTTCCTCAAGATCGAGGCCGATCAGGCTCGCCGCAGCGCATGCACCGCTCGCCGCGGCGAGGATGAAACCCAGCATCGCGCTGAACAGTGCCGGCTGATCCGCTTCGCCGTAGTGGCGTCGGCTGCGGCCGATCCATACCGCGCTGGCGCCCGCCGCCAGGAACAGCAGTACCGCTTGCAGCAATTGCATCGTCTCGCTCACTTGAGCTTGGCGAAGGCGCGCTCGGCCGCCTCCAGGGTGATTGCCAGCTCGGTGTCGCCATGGGCGATGGAGGTGAAGCCGGCCTCGAACGCACTCGGCGCCAGGTAGACCCCGCCTTCGAGCATCAGATGGAAGAAGCGCTTGAAGCGATCGGCGTCGCTGGCCATGACGTCGGCGAAGGTCACGATGTCGTCGGCGCCGCTGAAGTACAGGCCGAACATGCCGCCCACCTGGGTGGTGACGAACGGGATGCCCGCGGCATCGGCGCGGTCCTGCAGGCCCTGCAGCATACGGCTGGTGTAGGCGCTCAGCTCGTCGTGGAAGCCGGGACGGCTGATCAGGCCAAGGGTGGTCAGGCCGGCGGCCATGGCCAGCGGATTGCCCGACAGGGTACCGGCCTGATAGACCGGGCCGAGCGGAGCGATACGCTCCATGATGGCGCGCTTGCCGCCGAAGCAGCCCACCGGCATGCCGCCGCCGATGATCTTGCCGAAGGTCGACAGGTCCGGCGTCACGCCGTAGTAGGCCTGGGCGCCGCCGAGGGCGACGCGGAAACCGGTCATCACTTCGTCGAAGATCAGCACTACGCCGTGTGCGTCGCACAGGCTACGCAGGCCTTCGAGGAAGCCCGGCGCTGGCGGCACGCAGTTCATGTTGCCGGCGACCGGCTCGACGATGATGCAGGCGACCTGCTCGCCCTTTTCCTTCAGTGTGGCTTCGACTTCAGCGAGGTCGTTGTAGGCCAGGGTCAGGGTGTGCTTGGCGAAGTCCGCCGGCACGCCTGCCGAACTCGGCACACCCAGGGTCAGGGTGCCGGAGCCAGCCTTGACCAGCAGGCTGTCGGAGTGACCGTGGTAGCAGCCTTCGAACTTGATGATGGCGTCGCGGCCGGTATAGCCACGGGCGAGGCGGATCGCACTCATGGTCGCTTCGGTGCCCGAGCTGACCATGCGCACCATCTCCATCGATGGCACCAGGCGGCAGACCAGCTCGGCCATCTCGGTTTCCATGGCGGTCGGCGCGCCGTAGGACAGCCCGTGCTCGAGCTGGCGGCGCACGGCATCGAGCACCTCGGGATGGCTATGGCCAAGGATCATCGGACCCCAGGAG includes:
- a CDS encoding tetratricopeptide repeat protein, whose translation is MIRTGRILSLGCLLLLSPLTAMAGGNTLLIPATARCALDTLPEELPEALRSCQQAASEGDVQAAYELGEFHYDGRRAPRDLAKALYWFEQASLRGHAAAQHRLGVMFFRGEGVKANNVQAYIVLKMAAVNGEDEALDTADRVSAQMRRDELEIATQVLGQIFRDYLMQLQAADAPLIP
- the hemL gene encoding glutamate-1-semialdehyde 2,1-aminomutase; translated protein: MSRSETLFASAQTHIPGGVNSPVRAFRSVGGTPLFLKHAAGAYVIDEDDKRYVDYVGSWGPMILGHSHPEVLDAVRRQLEHGLSYGAPTAMETEMAELVCRLVPSMEMVRMVSSGTEATMSAIRLARGYTGRDAIIKFEGCYHGHSDSLLVKAGSGTLTLGVPSSAGVPADFAKHTLTLAYNDLAEVEATLKEKGEQVACIIVEPVAGNMNCVPPAPGFLEGLRSLCDAHGVVLIFDEVMTGFRVALGGAQAYYGVTPDLSTFGKIIGGGMPVGCFGGKRAIMERIAPLGPVYQAGTLSGNPLAMAAGLTTLGLISRPGFHDELSAYTSRMLQGLQDRADAAGIPFVTTQVGGMFGLYFSGADDIVTFADVMASDADRFKRFFHLMLEGGVYLAPSAFEAGFTSIAHGDTELAITLEAAERAFAKLK